Proteins encoded by one window of Tubulanus polymorphus chromosome 7, tnTubPoly1.2, whole genome shotgun sequence:
- the LOC141908145 gene encoding rho guanine nucleotide exchange factor 10-like isoform X5 — protein MKMKAAASRESVNQLESSIASSTLGQTPTSTSNVLTKIKHHLSLSKHSSSDEETSDDDNKDQLYMPVFVNNDKHPPPALPPMPDGLTADQMKRRYIVNSIVESENSYMETLHRLVQDYERPLLESNPPILRRSKVKVIFHKLRDILHCHSMFQIALSEVVAHWDTEQKIGDCFTASFSKSMVFDIYSDFVNNFSQAMETAKSCCSKQGTRFAEFMNQCQAKSPDKLSLFGLMVKPVQRFPQFILILQDLLKNTDKEHADRLPLQLALTVLENLAHKLNDRKRESEQRHAANKLLKQLNVKFVQKLNSPNLHVIRQDDVVETALPAQEYPKKRRSSLPQVMKKIYNDRNSLVQTKGRRLFTLNNSLVVVCVHNKEADYGTVEKFHMKRMIPLRLVEVRDTVITPDTKVSLSGQPGRITISSARPRKKDESELYQQLDNLLHDFTVIGQISSMATSLKCQYEKLNDVILEEMSKQIQMEIQKLDEHLRTYDSSALQLIIRKKNGKNAKFLMNMDNAEVKQSWLSDLKTAKLIADERNCPGWLEAIEANEHEHWGQLPLFIKPMGIDITQQMDRVVCGIPFTLPSYHPNGHPLQHIWLCGGERNRSSVSIVMLDQERFHVTESFNVCKAAVSCVELVPGCGDEFDTLKFRRETIWMGTSSGRIQVHDLHGFTRGEVLLSLSLKSGVVSLRYLNDSVFAGLDCGDVSVIGRNEDGGWSGTEIVSFHLSSAPVSSLLPIDWTIWCACRNKIFVYDTDTLEEEKKLVRLKLIYEIAPLEGRKPVITHTVRAGVGLWVAFKNKAVLHLYHIETFRLLKDINIASAVPQNQLKSSVSDVMITALVASRGWLWIGTNSGHILTLPLPRLEGVPLVNGRPKLSRHKHDGPVTFIIPTLKQQTTMKPLMVKELLEKVDKSPSSDEKSTSVDEVDAPTLKRGIFQASFKGKFRLSAAWKNRSKTMRRASEGPTTTTTTNNLSRVNSCVADASPPTSLLKYSQKSKSMGNLLDLDKHENEYSEEDIQKLYANLMSEKCVKEFEDVLKRTPIAGAAAGKREFITKSDSHDKEENTYVSLVADSSDMIEYGKDRLQKHKKLTLTKQRNDSETTDEVDLCAGVYGDYNFDDARGGRLSDFDITTSSDEGDEKDDEEPIYDDFEINKPNKRMSAPANLIDASAEPSEPRQMTLERPFSFPAMPSSSDVVAAAEEDVRDKKKPTTPQQEKFKAPNSSKKSPVLKSFIVISGGLGYVDEQQKQHDKSNSSYKQDDPLILLWQCSMHA, from the exons atgaaaatgaaggcGGCGGCGTCGAGAGAATCGGTGAATCAGTTAGAATCGTCGATAGCGAGCAGTACGCTGGGACAG ACTCCTACGTCCACCTCGAACGTGTTGACCAAAATCAAACATCATTTGAGTTTGAGCAAACACAGTTCTAGCGATGAGGAAACGAGTGACGACGATAATAAGGATCAACTTTATATGCCAGTGTTTGTTAATAACGATAAACATCCACCGCCAGCTCTACCTCCGATGCCTGATGGTCTTACTGCTGATCAG ATGAAGCGACGATACATCGTGAATTCAATCGTTGAAAGCGAAAATTCATATATGGAAACTTTACACAGACTCGTGCAG GACTATGAGCGCCCTCTATTGGAGAGTAACCCGCCGATTCTGCGTAGATCGAAGGTTAAAGTGATATTTCATAAACTCAGAGATATCTTGCATTGTCACTCGATGTTTCAAATCGCTTTATCCGAGGTCGTCGCTCACTGGGACACCGAGCAGAAGATCGGCGATTGTTTCACGGCGTCG ttttcgaAGTCGATGGTTTTCGACATTTACAGCGATTTCGTGAATAATTTTTCGCAAGCGATGGAAACGGCGAAGTCGTGCTGCAGCAAACAAGGAACCAGGTTCGCCGAATTTATGAAT CAATGTCAAGCCAAAAGTCCGGACAAGTTATCGCTATTTGGTCTGATGGTGAAACCAGTGCAAAGATTTCCGCAATTTATCCTGATATTGCAG GATTTGCTTAAAAATACCGACAAAGAACACGCCGATCGACTGCCGTTACAACTGGCGTTGACCGTACTGGAGAATCTGGCCCATAAACTAAACGATCGTAAACGAGAAAGCGAGCAACGCCACGCGGCGAATAAATTACTCAAACAACTCAACGTGAAGTTCGTGCAGAAACTGAACAGCCCGAATTTACACGTCATTCGGCAAGACGACGTCGTAGAAACT GCATTACCTGCTCAAGAATATCCAAAGAAAAGGCGGTCAAGTTTACCTCAAGTCATGAAAAAA ATTTACAACGATCGCAACAGTTTAGTTCAGACGAAAGGCAGACGGCTGTTTACGTTGAACAATTCTCTGGTCGTCGTTTGCGTTCACAACAA GGAGGCAGATTACGGCACCGTTGAGAAGTTTCACATGAAACGTATGATTCCGTTGCGTTTGGTCGAAGTGCGGGACACGGTCATCACTCCCGACACGAAGGTCTCTCTGAGCGGTCAGCCTGGTCGTATCACGATCTCATCTGCTAGACCAA GGAAAAAAGATGAAAGCGAACTCTATCAGCAATTAGACAATCTGTTACATGATTTTACGGTCATCGGTCAGATCAGCTCGATGGCGACGTCGCTCAAATGTCAGTATGAA AAACTAAACGACGTCATTCTCGAAGAAATGTCGAAACAAATTCAGATGGAAATACAAAAGTTGGATGAACACTTGCGCACTTATGACAGTTCTGCATTACAGCTTATCATTCGGAA GAAAAATGGTAAAAATGCTAAATTCCTCATGAATATGGACAACGCAGAAGTGAAACAAAGCTGGTTATCGGATCTGAAAACTGCCAAACTAATCGCAG ATGAGAGAAATTGTCCCGGCTGGTTGGAAGCGATCGAAGCTAACGAACACGAACATTGGGGTCAGCTACCTTTATTCATAAAACCTATGGGTATAGACATTACTCAACAAATGGACAGG GTTGTTTGTGGAATACCGTTTACGCTGCCTAGTTACCACCCGAACGGTCACCCGCTGCAGCACATCTGGCTGTGCGGTGGTGAACGTAATCGTAGCTCGGTCAGTATTGTCATGCTAGATCAGGAACGGTTCCACGTGACCGAATCGTTCAACGTCTGCAAAGCGGCCGTCTCGTGCGTGGAACTCGTTCCCGGCTGCGGTGACGAGTTCGATACGCTGAAATTCCGACGTGAAACTATCTGGATGGGTACGAGTTCGGGAAG aatccAAGTGCACGATTTACACGGATTTACACGCGGCGAAGTATTACTATCCCTGTCTCTAAAAAGTGGAGTCGTCAGTTTACGTTATCTCAACGATTCTGTATTCGCCGGTCTAGACTGCGGCGACGTCTCGGTAATCGGCAGAAACGAAG acgGCGGATGGAGTGGAACCGAAATTGTCTCTTTCCACCTGAGTTCCGCTCCGGTGAGCAGTCTGCTGCCGATTGATTGGACGATTTGGTGCGCGTGTAGGAACAAGATATTCGTATATGATACAGACACCCTCGAAGAAGAG AAAAAATTAGTTCGTTTAAAG TTGATTTATGAAATAGCGCCGTTGGAAGGGCGGAAACCGGTGATTACGCACACCGTACGCGCCGGTGTTGGATTGTGGGTCGCTTTCAAAAATAAAGCAGTCCTTCATTTGTATCACATAGAAACGTTCAGACTACTGAAAGACATCAACATCGCTTCAGCAGTTCCACAGAATCAACTCA aATCGTCGGTCAGCGATGTGATGATAACGGCTCTCGTGGCGAGTCGGGGTTGGTTGTGGATCGGAACGAATTCCGGACACATTCTTACGCTACCGTTGCCGCGTCTGGAAGGGGTGCCGCTCGTTAACGGACGTCCGAAACTGTCTCGACACAAACACGACGGACCGGTTACGTTCATAATACCGACGCTTAAACAGCAAACGACGATGAAACCGCTGATGGTGAAAGAACTTCTCGAGAAAGTCGACAAGTCTCCCTCGTCCGACGAGAAATCAACGTCGGTCGATGAAGTCGACGCTCCCACTTTGAAACGCGGTATTTTCCAAGCGTCGTTCAAGGGTAAATTTCGATTGTCGGCCGCGTGGAAAAACCGATCGAAAACGATGCGCCGCGCATCCGAAGgcccgacgacgacgacgacgacgaataaCCTGAGTCGCGTTAACTCTTGCGTCGCGGATGCGTCGCCGCCGACTTCGCTTCTGAAGTACAGCCAGAAATCGAAGTCGATGGGAAATCTGTTGGATTTAGATAAACACGAAAACGAATACAGCGAAGAAGACATTCAGAAACTCTACGCGAACCTCATGTCGGAAAAATGCGTTAAGGAATTCGAGGACGTTTTGAAACGGACTCCGATCGCTGGAGCAGCGGCGGGAAAACGAGAGTTTATTACGAAATCGGACAGTCACGATAAGGAAGAAAATACCTACGTTTCATTAGTCGCCGATTCGTCGGACATGATCGAATACGGTAAAGATCGAttacaaaaacataagaagtTGACATTGACGAAACAACGTAACGACTCCGAAACGACAGACGAAGTCGATCTCTGTGCGGGAGTGTACGGTGATTATAATTTCGACGACGCGAGGGGCGGACGATTGTCCGATTTCGACATCACGACTAGCAGCGACGAAGGCGACGAGAAGGATGATGAGGAACCGATTTACGACGATTTCGAGATTAATAAACCGAACAAACGAATGAGCGCGCCGGCGAATTTGATCGATGCGTCTGCCGAACCGAGTGAACCACGGCAGATGACGTTAGAACGGCCGTTTTCGTTTCCGGCGATGCCTAGTAGCTCAGACGTAGTTGCCGCCGCTGAAGAAGATGTACGCGATAAGAAAAAACCGACAACTCCGCAGCAAGAGAAATTCAAAGCCCCGAACAGTAGTAAAAAATCGCCAGTTTTGAAATCGTTCATCGTTATCAGCGGCGGTTTAGGTTACGTCGACGAACAACAAAAACAGCAtgacaaatcaaattcatcgtATAAACAAGATGATCCTCTTATATTACTGTGGCAGTGTTCGATGCACGCGTAA